A DNA window from Helianthus annuus cultivar XRQ/B chromosome 15, HanXRQr2.0-SUNRISE, whole genome shotgun sequence contains the following coding sequences:
- the LOC110911425 gene encoding fructose-bisphosphate aldolase-lysine N-methyltransferase, chloroplastic, which translates to MSTFFTFSTPNPIKPKPFLHRFTVKCTATPPSLPPAVNTFWKWFSDEKVVSSKSPAKPGTVTEGLGLVAQRDIARNEVVLEVPKRFWINPDTVSGSEIGRVCNGLKPWICVALFLIREKLRGDDEASSWRKYVDILPESTDSTIFWSEEELSQIEGTQLLSTTLSVKEYVKNEFLQVQDQVILPNKQLFPFTVTLEDFIWAFGILRSRAFSRLRGQNLVLIPLADLINHSPSITTEDYAYEIKGGGLFSREQIFSLRSPIPVKAGEQVLIQYDMNKSNAELALDYGFIESTPDRNTYTLTLQISESDPFFDDKLDIAEANGTKEVQYFDITLGQPLPPKMLPYLRLVALGGTDAFLLESIFRNAVWDHLELPVSRDNEEVICQVVRGACQSALSSYRTTIEEDQKLMEGGNMDPRLAIAVGIRAGEKKVLQHIDGIFKEREMELDENEYYQERRLRDLGLVGEQGDIIFWEPK; encoded by the exons ATGTCTACCTTCTTCACCTTCTCAACCCCAAACCCTATCAAACCCAAACCATTCCTCCACCGCTTCACCGTCAAATGCACCGCCACACCTCCGTCACTTCCTCCGGCGGTTAACACCTTCTGGAAATGGTTCTCCGACGAAAAAGTCGTGTCCTCCAAGTCTCCGGCCAAGCCCGGAACCGTCACCGAAGGGCTTGGATTGGTTGCGCAGAGGGACATAGCTCGAAACGAAGTCGTTTTGGAGGTTCCGAAGCGGTTTTGGATTAATCCGGATACGGTTTCGGGCTCGGAGATTGGTAGGGTTTGTAACGGATTGAAGCCGTGGATTTGTGTTGCTTTGTTTTTGATTAGGGAGAAACTTAGGGGAGATGATGAGGCTTCTAGTTGGAGGAAGTATGTTGATATTCTTCCTGAGTCTACTGATTCCACTATTTTCTG GTCAGAAGAGGAGTTATCTCAGATTGAAG GAACCCAACTATTGAGCACAACATTGAGTGTCAAAGAATATGTGAAGAACGAGTTTCTACAAGTTCAAGATCAAGTCATTCTTCCTAACAAACAACTCTTCCCTTTTACGGTTACACTCGAAGACTTCATCTGGGCTTTTGGGATACTGAGATCAAGAGCATTCTCACGACTCCGTGGCCAAAATCTTGTCTTGATTCCCTTGGCCGACTTG ATCAATCATAGCCCCAGTATAACCACAGAAGATTATGCATATGAAATCAAAGGGGGTGGCTTATTCTCCAGGGAACAAATATTCTCTTTGAGAAGTCCTATACCAGTTAAGGCTGGAGAGCAG GTCTTGATCCAATACGATATGAACAAAAGCAATGCTGAGCTGGCACTCGACTATGGATTTATAGAATCGACACCCGACAGAAATACATATACATTAACACTACAAATATCAGAGTCCGACCCGTTTTTTGACGATAAGCTAGATATTGCTGAAGCTAATGGCACAAAGGAAGTTCAATATTTTGACATCACTTTAGGCCAGCCTCTACCGCCTAAAATGCTACCATATTTAAGGCTAGTAGCACTTGGTGGGACCGATGCTTTTCTTCTAGAATCCATTTTTAGAAATGCGGTCTGGGATCACCTTGAACTACCAGTTAGCCGTGACAATGAGGAGGTCATATGTCAAGTTGTACGCGGTGCCTGCCAGTCTGCTCTTTCTAGCTACCGGACCACCATAGAAGAG GATCAGAAGTTGATGGAGGGAGGGAATATGGACCCAAGGCTCGCAATCGCGGTTGGGATACGCGCAGGAGAGAAGAAGGTTTTGCAACATATAGATGGGATCTTTAAAGAGAGGGAAATggagttggatgaaaatgaatATTATCAAGAGAGAAGGCTTAGAGATCTTGGTTTGGTTGGAGAACAAGGTGACATTATCTTTTGGGAACCTAAATGA